From Paenarthrobacter sp. A20:
TTGGCTTTGTTGTCGAAAGTGATCAGGGCGAACTTGGCGCCGGCAAGCTCTTTGGCTATCGCCATGACGTCCTGTGTGGCACCGGCCAGCCGCGTCTGGGTGCCGTTGTAGTCTTCCGCAGCCATGCTGGTGCTGGTGTCCACTACAAAAAACACGTCCATGTCCGACGCCGCAGTTTGCGCTTGGCCACCGGCCCAGCCAGGTCGCATGGCGGCCAGAAGCAGAAGGACGACGGCGGCACATCGGAACGCTGCCGGCCTCATGGACCGTTGTGGTTGGCTTCGTCCCCTTCGCACGCGACCCCACGGCGTGAAGGCCAATACGGTGAGGGCCAGCACTGCGACGATGGCCAACACCAGCAGGGGCCACGGAATAATGGGGGCGAAGGTCATGGCTCCATCCGCCATCCGAGCACCAGCATTCCTGTACCGGCCATCAATGCGATCCCGAGAGGCCAGGCGGGAGCGTCCGTTATCACCGCTTGGGGTGCTGCATGGTAACCAGTGGCCTCTGATTCCTGGACGCTACCGACGATGCCAGGAACGGCCTCGGCGCTGTCCACGGTGAAGTAGGCGCCCCCGGTCCGCTCTGCGGCGGCCCTGAGACGGGCACCCGGCTCATCGGGGCGGTCTCCGTAGTCCATGTCGCCGGGGTTCAAGGCATAGACCTTGATGTTTTTGGCGGCCGCCAGTGTTCCGGCTTCATCCAGGGTGAAGATCGGCTCGCCGGAAAGGAAGTTGTCAGTGGCCAAGACCACGGACCGCGAGCGCTTGGGGTCCCGGTCGTCAGGGAAGCTCTGCACGCAGGACGCCAGGCCGTCGCCGATCAGTGAGGAGCCTTCACCGTTCCACGTGCCGTCGAAAAAGGATCCCGCGCCGCTGTCCAGGGCTTCCTTGGCTTCGGCGAGTTGTTCCACGACGTAGTGGTAGTCGTCCGTGAGGGGAAATAGCTGCACGCTGCTGCTGTCGAAGATGACCATGCCGATGCGTTCGCCGTCGAATTCCTTGGCGAGTTCCTGGAACACGGTGGCTATGGCGGCGTCGGTGCTGGTCATGGAGCCGGAGACGTCGAGGCAAAGCACGATGTCCCTGTTCCGGATTTCCGGTTCCTCCGTGGTGCGCAGGATGGGCCTGGCAGCGGCTGTCGCGGTGGCGGCGAGGAACACTGCCCCGAGCACGACGGCGAGCGCCAGTCTTCTGCGGTGCCGGCGCAGCGCCCCTTGATATTCAGGCAGGTCGGTGAGCCGGTCACCGTGCGCTACGGGTCGGGTTTGTTGCGGACGACGACGGCGGCGGTACAGCCAGGCGCTGAGCACCACCGCTGCTGCGGCGAAAGGAAGGACCCACCAGTAACTTAGTTCCATTCGAGCACCACCTGGCGCGCCGTCTCTGCCGAGTGCTGCACGGAGTGGACGGGCACGGGGGCGAATTCGTTGGGATAGATTCCGGCGATTCCTTTGGTAAGTCCCTCGAGTCCTTGGTGGCGGAGCTCCTCAAGCGTCATGGACGTCACCGGTAGCCCTGTCGCTGCCCCGGCGAATTCCCGCACCAGGAAGCTGAGTCTTTGGTGGGCATCGCGCACGGGGAGGCGTCCGGCGTCGGCCTCCTCTGCTGTGGCGTTGATGGCAGTGAGGCAAGCGGAGCGCAGCGCGTCCAGGTCCGGTGTGGGCGCTCCTTGGGCGGCAGGTTCCTTGCTGCGTGTGGGGCGGAAGATCCAGGCATACCAGCCGGCAATGGCCAGCAGGATCACCAGCCCCAGCCATAGCCAGTAGGGCTGGTAGGCAAGCGGCGCGTAGAAGCCGGCGTCATCCTGCACGTGTGCCGCCTTTGGTGGCGCTTCGGGCGGTCAGCGCGCCGGAACGGTGCTTCTCCAGAAGGGCGAAGACTGCGGACAGGACGTCCAGGCTCCCGACGGTGTGCTCCTCGGCTATGCCCAGGCGACGAAAAATGCCGCTGCGGTGTTCGCCTCGTTCGACCATGGCAGCCGCATACGCCGCCCGGACCTTGCTGTCGGAGCTCAGCGGCGCTGGAATTCCCTGCCCCGTTGCCACGTCGGTGCTGTCCGGGTAGGGGCCGCCTGCCCCTGGAGCGAGCTCCGCATCCTTGATGGTGAGCCACAGTACTTCATGCCGGGCCCGAAGCCTGCGCATCAGGTCCTCCGTGCGGGCGTCCGGCATGAATTCGTCGGCAACAGCAACGATGAGAAGCCGCCCTTTGATGTACTTCAGGACGTAGTCGAGTTGCTCTGCGAGGGAGCTGGGTGGCCCATCCGAGGCTACGCTCGAATCCACCACCCGCAGCAACCGTTCCAGGTGCTCTTCGCCGCCACGGGGTGGGACGTACTGTGATGCGTCCGCGTTCCCGTGCAGAAGGCCAACGTCGTCACCGTGACGGCACGCCAAATATCCCAGAACCCCGGCTGCGTGCACGGCAATGTCCTTCTTCGGCTCACCTGACAGGGTCTCGGCGGCCATGTTCCGTCCGGTATCCACCAGCAGCAGGACAGAGTGGCGGCGTACTGCCACATAGCGCTTGACCAAGGGCGATCCGTGCCGTGCTGTCGCCTTCCAGTCGATGTCCCTGACCTCATCGCCTGGGACATACGCACGGAGTTCGTCAAAGTCCAGGCTGCGGCCTGCGAAGACCGAACCGTATTCGCCGTCGAGCAGGGCGAGGGTCCTCCGGTGGGCGAAGATGAACATCTTCGACTTAACCCGGCGAAGCAAGCTTGGCACGCGGTGTCCCCGCTACGGTGTCTGGACAGATGCCACGACGGCATCGATGACGGATTCCACCGGAATGCCTTCAACCACAGCATCGAAACCCAGGATGATGCGGTGGCGAAGAATACGGTGCGCGAGGCTTTTGACGTCCTCGGGAATGACATGGTCCCGACCCTGGATCAAAGCCAGCGCCCTTGCTGCCTGGCTGAAGGCGATGCTGGCCCGCGGGCTGGCACCGAACTCCACGAGGTTGGCAAGCTTGGGCTCCAAGTACTGCGAAGCATTGCGGGTGACATAGGCCAGACCCACGATGTATCTGACGATGGCCGGATCGATATAGACCCGCCGCACGAGTTCCTGCACCTGCACCACTGCGTTGAGCGAAGCAGCGGCGGGTGGCTTCTGATCGGTGCTGAACACGCCGGCGTCGATCCTGCGGATGACCTCCGCTTCTTCAGCCGGACTGGGATAATCCAACACGTCCTTGAGCATGAAACGGTCCATTTGCGCTTCGGGAAGGCGATACGTTCCCTCCTGCTCGATGGGATTCTGCGTGGCCAGCACGAGGAACGGTTGCGGCAAGGGGAAGGTCTCTCCACCAATGGAGGTCTGACGTTCCTGCATGGCCTCGAGCATGGCGCTCTGTGTTTTGGCGCTTGACCTGTTGATCTCGTCCAGCAACACGATATTGGCGTGGACCGGACCCAACTGGGTGACAAACGTACCCTTGGCGGCGTCGAAAATCTGCGTGCCTGCAATGTCGCTGGGCAGCAGGTCCGGGGTGCACTGGATCCGGCGGAACTCCGCACTGACCGACTCCGCGATTGCCTGGGCGGCGGTGGTCTTAGCAAGGCCGGGAACACTTTCCAGCAGCACGTGGCCGCCTGTCAACAACCCGATCACCAAGGTCTCACGCAACCTGGCCTGGCCCACCACTTTGTTCTCGAAGCTGCGAATGATGCTGCCGACGAGTTGCTGGGCACGGGCCATATCCGGTGCATCGATTCCGGCCGTGGCTGTTCTCTGTTGCACTCGTGGTCCCCTCGCTGGCGTCTTGGTCTCCCGGCAGGCAGCCGGCACGGGTGCCTGGCACAAAGTGCTTCCGCCTGCAGAGGCCACTCTATCCAAGCCCTCCCTGCTCAAGACCGCAATGGGGACCCCTCCCCATGCAGCCGTCCGAGGTCTATCCTTTTGCCATGCATCAGCTACCAGCCGCCTACCAGAACTACCTCGCCGCCCAGGACCAGCACGTCATCGACGCTGTACGGCCCATTCTCCTGCAATCAGCCGCCGACCAACGCCACGGGGTCAGGATCACCTTCAACAGGGGACCAACCGGTCATCAAGCCCACCTCGACGAGTCCATCCCTTACGGCGAGATCATCGAAGACATCGACTAAGGTTCCACGGCCCCTCACGGCTCCAGCTATCCCTTCATGGCCCCGGACAGGGCAAACGAGTTCCCCATGCCGCGGGAGACCAGGGCGTAGAGCACCAGCACCGGCACGGAGTACAGGATGGAGAATGCAGCCAGCTGGCCGTAGGCAATGGCGCCATGCTGGCCGAAGAAACTGAAAATGGACACCGCAGCCGGTTGCTTGCCCGGTGACAGCAACAGGATGAAGGGAACAAAGAAGTTTCCCCATGCCTGGATGAAGACAAAGATGAACACCACACCGAGCCCCTGTCGCATCAAAGGCAGGACGATTCTCCGCAGCGCCGCCATTGCCGACGCCCCATCCATCCAAGCCGCCTCCTCCAGCTCCAGGGGGACCGAGTCCATGAAGTTCTTGGTCATCCATATCGCCATGGGCAAAGTAGTGGTTGCCATGAAGAAGATGGTGGCCGCCATGGAATCCAGCATCTGCAGTTGGACGAACAATCCGTAGACGGGCACCATGATTGCCGTCACCGGCAACGACGTACCGAACAGGACCGTGTACATGAATGGTTTGTTGAACCGGGACTGGTACCTGGACAGGGGGTAAGCGGCGAGCACCGCAGCAATCAGGTTCACCGCGGCCGTGCCGGCGGACAATAAGAAACTGTTGGCCAACGGCTGGAACAACAGCTCCGGTGTCAGCACGGCGCTGAAGTTCGCCAGCGACGGCGCCGACGGCACCTTGGTCTGGTAGCCGGCCTGGGGATCGACGGCGGCCAGCAGCAACCACAGCAAAGGCGCCAGGAAGCAGATTCCGATGACCGCAAGGGCGATATCCGCACCCAGCTTGGCCCTGAAGCGCGAGCGGCCACCCGCCGTCGCGCCTTCCATCCTGTCCTGCGCTCGCAGGCT
This genomic window contains:
- a CDS encoding DUF58 domain-containing protein; protein product: MPSLLRRVKSKMFIFAHRRTLALLDGEYGSVFAGRSLDFDELRAYVPGDEVRDIDWKATARHGSPLVKRYVAVRRHSVLLLVDTGRNMAAETLSGEPKKDIAVHAAGVLGYLACRHGDDVGLLHGNADASQYVPPRGGEEHLERLLRVVDSSVASDGPPSSLAEQLDYVLKYIKGRLLIVAVADEFMPDARTEDLMRRLRARHEVLWLTIKDAELAPGAGGPYPDSTDVATGQGIPAPLSSDSKVRAAYAAAMVERGEHRSGIFRRLGIAEEHTVGSLDVLSAVFALLEKHRSGALTARSATKGGTRAG
- a CDS encoding carbohydrate ABC transporter permease, encoding MEGATAGGRSRFRAKLGADIALAVIGICFLAPLLWLLLAAVDPQAGYQTKVPSAPSLANFSAVLTPELLFQPLANSFLLSAGTAAVNLIAAVLAAYPLSRYQSRFNKPFMYTVLFGTSLPVTAIMVPVYGLFVQLQMLDSMAATIFFMATTTLPMAIWMTKNFMDSVPLELEEAAWMDGASAMAALRRIVLPLMRQGLGVVFIFVFIQAWGNFFVPFILLLSPGKQPAAVSIFSFFGQHGAIAYGQLAAFSILYSVPVLVLYALVSRGMGNSFALSGAMKG
- a CDS encoding MoxR family ATPase, with protein sequence MQQRTATAGIDAPDMARAQQLVGSIIRSFENKVVGQARLRETLVIGLLTGGHVLLESVPGLAKTTAAQAIAESVSAEFRRIQCTPDLLPSDIAGTQIFDAAKGTFVTQLGPVHANIVLLDEINRSSAKTQSAMLEAMQERQTSIGGETFPLPQPFLVLATQNPIEQEGTYRLPEAQMDRFMLKDVLDYPSPAEEAEVIRRIDAGVFSTDQKPPAAASLNAVVQVQELVRRVYIDPAIVRYIVGLAYVTRNASQYLEPKLANLVEFGASPRASIAFSQAARALALIQGRDHVIPEDVKSLAHRILRHRIILGFDAVVEGIPVESVIDAVVASVQTP
- a CDS encoding VWA domain-containing protein, which translates into the protein MELSYWWVLPFAAAAVVLSAWLYRRRRRPQQTRPVAHGDRLTDLPEYQGALRRHRRRLALAVVLGAVFLAATATAAARPILRTTEEPEIRNRDIVLCLDVSGSMTSTDAAIATVFQELAKEFDGERIGMVIFDSSSVQLFPLTDDYHYVVEQLAEAKEALDSGAGSFFDGTWNGEGSSLIGDGLASCVQSFPDDRDPKRSRSVVLATDNFLSGEPIFTLDEAGTLAAAKNIKVYALNPGDMDYGDRPDEPGARLRAAAERTGGAYFTVDSAEAVPGIVGSVQESEATGYHAAPQAVITDAPAWPLGIALMAGTGMLVLGWRMEP